CGCCGAAAACTGTCTTCTTTATTTCCGGCACACCTCGCAGAGGGGACCATCGGTATTGAAAACCCTATTTCCGGCACATGGGGTGAGATCGCGCGGCAGGCTCGCGCCCGGCGCCCACATTGACTAGCCTCACGCTCCGTGAAGGCGATCCGTAGGTTCACCGTCCGTACCGTCCTGCCCGAAGAGCTCGCCCCGCTGGGCCGGCTCGCGGCCAACCTGCGTTGGGCGTGGCACGTCCCGACGCGGGAGATCTTCGCCGCGGTCGACCCCGACATCTGGGAGGCCGTCGACCACGACCCCCTCCGGCTGCTCGGGGAGGTCGCGGGCGAGCGGCTCGCCGAGCTCGCCGCCGACTCCGGATTCCGGTCCAGGTTGAACGACGTGGCCGCGGACCTCGACGGCTACCTGGCCGAACCGCGCTGGTACCAGGGGCTGCGCGGCGACCCGGGCGATCCGGGCGGGCAGGAGCCCCCCGCGGCCATCGCCTACTTCTCCGCCGAGTACGGTCTGACCGCCGCGATGCCGCAGTACTCCGGAGGACTCGGCATCCTCGCGGGGGACCACCTCAAGAGCGCCAGCGACCTGGGCGTGCCCGTCGTCGGCGTCGGCCTGCTCTACCGGCACGGCTACTTCTCCCAGACGCTGTCCCCGGAGGGCTGGCAGCTGGAGCACTACCCCGAGATCGATCCGCGCGGACTGCCGATGACGCAGTTGCAGGACCGCGCCGGCGACCCCGTGCGCGTCGTCATCGACCTGCCGGACCGGCGCAGGCTGGTGGCGCACGTCTGGGTCGTGCGGGTCGGCCGGGTCCCGCTGCTGCTGCTCGACGCCTGCCAGGAGATGAACGACCCCGAGCTGCGCGGCGTCACCGACCGGCTCTACGGCGGCGGAAGCGAGCACCGGCTGCGCCAGGAGCTGCTGCTGGGCGTCGGCGGCGTGCGCGCCGTGCGCGCCTACTGCGAGCTGACCGGGCACCCGGCCCCCGAGGTGTTCCACATGAACGAGGGGCACGCCGGCTTCCTCGGCCTGGAGCGCGTCCGCGAGTACATCGCGGCCGAGGACCTGACGTTCGAGCAGGCGCTGGAGGCCACCCGGGCCGGAACGGTGTTCACCACGCACACCCCCGTGCCCGCCGGGATCGACCGCTTCCCGCGCGACCTGGTCGAACGGCACTTCAGCGGCGACAGCGCCATCGCGGGGCTGCCGGTCGACCGCGCCATGGCGCTGGGCGCGGAGACCTACGCCGGCGGCGACCCGAACGTGTTCAACATGGCCGTCATGGGCATGCGGCTGGCCCAGCGGGTCAACGGCGTCAGCAGGCTGCACGGCGCGGTCAGCCGCAGGATGTTCCAGGGGCTGTGGCCGGGCTTCGACGCCGACGACGTGCCCATCACCTCGATCACCAACGGCGTGCACGCGCGGACCTGGATCGCCGAGGAGGCCCAGGAGCTGGCGCAGCGCGTCGTCGCCGACTCCGAGGAGTTCACCCGCCCCGAAGGCTGGCGCAAGGTGACCGGGGCCTCCGAGCTCGAACTGTGGGAGATGCGCCGCACCCTGCGGGAGCGGCTGGTCGAGGACGCGCGCAAGCGGCTGCGCCGGTCCTGGCGGCAGCGCGGCGCCAGCGAGGCCGAGCTGGGCTGGATCGACGACGTCCTCGACCCCGACGTGCTCACGATCGGCTTCGCCCGCAGGGTCCCCTCCTACAAGCGGCTCACCCTGATGCTGCGCGACACCGAGCGGCTGAAGTCGCTGCTGCTGCACCCGGAGCGGCCGGTCCAGATCGTCATCGCGGGCAAGGCCCACCCCGCCGACGAGGGGGGCAAGCGCCTCATCCAGGACATCGTGCGCTTCACCGACGACCCCGCCGTTCGGCACCGGATCGTGTTCCTGCCCGACTACGACATGGCGCTGGCGCGTTCGCTGGTGCAGGGCAGCGACGTCTGGCTGAACAACCCGCTGCGCCCGCTGGAGGCGTGCGGCACCTCCGGGATGAAGGTGGCGCTCAACGGGGGGCTGAACCTCTCCATCCGCGACGGCTGGTGGGACGAGTGGTTCGACGGGTCCAACGGCTGGGCCATCCCCACCGCCGACGGGGTGGGCGAACCGGACCGGCGCGACGCACTGGAGGCCGCCGCGCTGTACGAGCTGTTCGAGGACCAGGTCGCTCCGCTGTTCTACGACCACGACGAGTCCGGCCTGCCCAAGCGCTGGCTGGAGATGGTCAAGCACACCCTCGTCTCCCTCGGCCCGAAGGTGCTGGCGAACCGGATGGTGCGCGACTACGTGGAGCTGCTGTACCGGCCCGCCGCCGCCTCCTCCCGGCTGCTCACCAGGAGGGGGGACACGGCCGGGGTGCGCGAGCTGGCCGCGTGGAAGCAGCGGGTGCGGCGGGCCTGGCCCGGCGTGCGCATCGAGCACGTCGAGGTGGCCGGTGTGGACGACCCGCCGCAGGTCGGCGGCGAGTTGAAGGTGCGGGCCACGCTGGTGCTCGGCGACCTCGACTCCGCCGACATCCGCGTCGAGATCGCGTTCGGCCGGATCAACGACTCCGAGGAGCTGGTGGAGCCGTCCTTCGCCGAGCTCGCGGTGGCGTCGGGCGAGCAGCAGGAGGGCCCGCTGATCCGCTACACGGGCTCGGTCCCGCTGGAGCGCGCGGGCGCGAGCGGCTACACCGTGCGGGTGCTGCCCAAACATCCCCTGCTCACCGATCCGGCGGAGATGGGCCTGGTCGTGGTCCCCGAGCCACCGGGGGGCATGGGCAACGGCATGGTGCTGAGGTAGCGCGGCGACCTGTGCCCGCCGATCTTGACCTTGTGGGGCCTGAGAACGCTGCGACAACCCCGACGAGGTCGAGATCGGCGAGGGAACCACCGTGAGACCCGCGGCCCTTGACCGATCAGGTGGTGCACCGCCCATAATGGAGGAAACCGACAGGGGAGCGCTTCGGCGCTGAGAGTGCGGAAAACCGTTCCGCAGACCCTTACACACCTGATCTGGGTCATGCCAGCGAAGGAAGTCGTGGGAACCGCCGCCGGTGGCGCGTGCTCCGCGCACCGGTTTCGGCGATCGGTGCGCGCACGTGTGCGGGCGGCCACTCTTGGCCGAGCCCTCTCGTCACGTACGAAGGGACATCCCGCTATGAGCACCGAATCCAGGTTCAAGACCGGGCCCGGGCCCGGGTACTCCGTCCTCAACTGGCGGACCGTGGACATCGTCGTCGCCGCCGTCATCGGCGTCAGCATCGGGGTCGTCTTCTGGCTGTGGGGCGTGCTGTGGACCGCCACCGAGCCGCTGTTCGTGTTCTTCCCGCCGGCCCAGGCCGTCATCTACGGCATGTGGATGCTGCCCGGCGTGCTGGGCGGCCTGGTCATCCGCAAGGCCGGCGCGGCCCTGCTCACCTCCGTCGCCGCGGCCTCCGTCTCGATCCTGCTCGGCGTCCCGTGGGGCGTCTCCGTCATCGTCTCCGGAGTGCTCCAGGGCCTGCTGCCCGAGCTGGTCTTCCTCGCCTTCGCCTACCGGCGCTGGAACACGGGCGTCGCCGTGCTCGCCGGCGTCGCCGCCGGGATCTCCCCGGCCATCAAGGACAACATCACCACCTACGTCACCTGGCCCATCGAGTACCAGCTCGCCTACGCCGCAATCGTTCTGGTCAGCGCCGGCCTCATCGCGGGCGTCGGCGGACGGCTGCTCACCACGGCCCTGGCCAGGACCGACGCGCTGGCCCCCTTCCCTTCGGCCCGGGGCTAGCCGGGATGCCCACGACGAACGGGGCCGCCCGCGCCGGGGGCGGCCGGGGAGCCCGCGTCGAACTCGCCGGATGGGGCTGGCGGCACTCCGGCCGCGGCACCCACGCGCTGCGCGGCGTCGACCTGACCTTCGAACCCGGCGAGCGCGTGCTGCTCCTGGGCGCCTCGGGCGCGGGCAAGAGCACCCTGCTGCACGCGCTGGCCGGGCTCACCGGGCCCGACAGCGCCATCAGCGGCGAGCAGGAGGGAGCCCTGCTCATCGACGGGGAGCCCGCGGCGCGGCGGCGCGACGACACCGCGCTGGTCAGCCAGGACCCCGAGACCCAGCTGGTGATGGCTCGCGCGGGCGACGACGTCGCCTTCGGCCTGGAGAACCTCGGGGTCGCCCGCGAGGAGATCTGGCCCCGCGTCGACGCGGCCCTGCGCCAGGTCGGCTTCCCCTACGGGCGGGACCGCTCCACCGCCGCGCTGTCGGGCGGCGAGAAGCAGCGCCTGGTCGTCGCGGGGGCCCTGGCCATGCGCCCCCGGCTGCTGCTGCTCGACGAGCCCACCGCCAACCTCGACCCCGCCGGGGCCGAACTCGTGCGCGGGCTCATCGCCCGACTGCCGGCCACCACCGAGGCCACCCTCGTCCTCGTGGAGCACCGGGTCGCCGAGGTGGTGGACCTCGTCGACCGGGTCGTTGTCGTCGAGCCGGGCGGCGGCGTGATCGCCGACGGCACCCCCCGCGCGGTCTTCGCCGAGCACGGCCGGGCGCTCGCGGCCCAAGGGGTGTGGATTCCCGGCAACGAGCCCGATCCGGCGCTGGCCCCGGCTCCCGGCGGGCCCGTTCTCATCGAGGCCGCGGACTGCACCGCGCGCACTCCGTTCGAACCGGGGATGCGCGCCGCCGCGTCGCGCGTCGTCCTGGACCGGGTGCGGGCCGACGTCGCCGCCGGTACCGCCACCGCCCTGACCGGCCCCAACGGCGCGGGCAAGTCCACGCTGCTGATGATGCTGGCCGGACTCAGCAAACCGCACGCCGGCGCGGTCCGGCCGCGCGGCTCGCTCGCCGAGGCCGACCCCCGGCCGCTGGTGCGCTGGCCCGCCCGGCGCCTCGCCCGGCACGTCGGCACGGTGTTCCAGCACGCCGAGGACCAGTTCGTCACCGCGACGGTGCGCGACGAGCTGCGGTTCGCGCCGCTGCGCGCCGGGATGGGCGAGGCGGCGACGGCCGCGTGGGTGGATGAGCTGCTGGAGCGGCTGGGCCTCACCGGGCTCGCCGACGTCCACCCCTACACGCTGTCGGGCGGGGAGAAGCGGCGGCTGTCGGTGGCCACCGCGCTCAGCTCCGGTCCCGCGCACGCCCCCGACGTCCTGGTCCTGGACGAGCCGACCTTCGGCCAGGACACCAGGACCTGGACCGAACTCGTCGAACTGCTGTCCGCGCTGCGTGCCCAGGGCCGCGCCGTCCTCATGGCCACGCACGACGCCCTGCTGCTGCGGCGCTTCGCCGACGCGCGACTCCGCGTCTCGGACGGCGGGGTCGCCCCCGTGCGGGCCCCGGAGGCCACCCGATGAGCGCCGCGGCATCCGGCCGACCGGCCCCGACCGGCTCCGGTGACCAACTGACCCTCACCGTCGGCGAGGACGGGGGAGCGCGATACTGGCTGCTTCGTCGCAACCCCGCGGCCAAGCTCATCGCCGCGCTCCTGCTGTCGCTGGGGCTGATTCCCGCGGTGGACCCGGTGACCGGGGGGATCGTGCTCGGCGGCGTCCTGCTCCTGGTGCCGTTCAGCGGGGTCAACCGCAGGATGCTGCTCGTGCTGGGGGTGCCGTTCCTGTTCATGGGCCTGTCCACCGGGGCGGTGAACCTGCTGTACGGCGAGGAGGGGCCCTTGGGCGCCCTTGGCGCGACCGCGCGGCTCCTGGCCATCGCGCTGCCCGGCATCCTCGCCGCGATGAGCAGCGACCCCACCGAGATGGCCGACGCCCTCGTGCAGAAGCTCAGGGTGCCCGAGCGGCCCGCCATGGGTGTGCTGGCCGCATTGCGGCTGATCCCGCTGCTGGCCGGGCAGTGGCGCACCATCACGCTGGCCCGCAGGGCCCGCGGCCTGGAGGCCGGGCGCAACCCGGTCGCCGCCGTCGGGATCTTCTTCGGCCGGCTGTTCGCGCTGCTGGTCCGGTCCATCCGCACCGGCACGCTGCTCGCCATGGCGATGGACGCGCGGGCGTTCGGCTCGGGGCCGCGCACGCACGCGCGCGAGAGCGTCTGGCGCGCATCGGACACGTGGCTCATCGCGGCCGCCGCGGCCCTCCTGTGCGCGGCTCACGCCGTCTCCCACCGACTGGGCACCTGGGAGCTGCTGTTCGGGTGAGCGCGCACCGCCGCGCCGACGCCGACCTGCCCGCGCGCCGGGTCCGCGCCGAGTGGTAAGCAATGGTGAGCACAGCACCCGCACGTGAAAGGGAGTGGCAGTGGGCGAGTTCGTTCGTGTGGAGACCGACCAGGAGAACCCGGCCGTGGCCGTCATCCGGCTGGACAGGCCGAAGATGAACGCGCTGAACGCCCAGGTCCAGGCGGAGATCGGTGCGGCGGCCGCGCAGGTGGGCGCCGACGACGCGGTGCGGGCCGTGGTCGTCTACGGGGGCGAGCGGGTCTTCGCCGCGGGCGCCGACATCAAGGAGATGGCGGACATGACCTACGCCCGGATGGCCGCGCACTCCAAGCGGCTGCAGGACTCCTTCACCGCCGTGGCCGGGATCCCCAAGCCCGTCATCGCCGCGATCACCGGCTACGCCCTCGGCGGCGGCTGCGAGCTCGCGCTGTGCGCCGACTTCCGGGTCGTCGCCGACGACGCCAAGCTGGGCCAGCCCGAGATCCAGCTCGGCATCATCCCCGGCGCGGGCGGTACCCAGCGCCTGCCCCGGCTGATCGGTCCGGCCAGGGCCAAGGACATCATCTACACCGGCAGGCACGTCGCCGCCGACGAGGCGCTGGCGATCGGCCTGGCCGACGCGGTCGTCCCCGCAGGGGAGGTCTACTCCGCGGCCGTGGCCATGGCCGCCCGCTACGCCGACGGCCCCGCGGTCGCGCTGCGTGCGGCCAAGCAGGCCGTCGACGCCGGGATCGAGGTCGACCTCGACACCGGCCTGGAGGTCGAGCGGCTGCAGTTCTCCGCGCTGTTCGCCACCGAGGACCAGAAGACCGGCATGCGCAGCTTCGTCGAGCAGGGGCCGGGCAAGGCGAAGTTCGAGGGGCGGTAGCGCGATGTGGGGACTCGACACCCGTCCCGCCGCCGACCGGACCGACCTGCTGGCCGCCCCGGTCGCGAGCGCCGTCGCCGCCTGGAAGCACGCGACACCGGTCGACCGGCTGCTGGTCGCCGAGATCGATCCGGACCGGGCCGACACCGCGGCCTTCTGCGCCGCCTACGGCGTTCCGTTGGAGGCTTCGGCGAACTGCGTGGTGATCGCGGCCAAGCGGGGCGGGCGGACCCGGTTCGCGGCGTGCGTGCTGCTGGCGACCACGCGCGCCGACGTCAACGGGGTCGTCCGCAAGCGGCTGGAGGCGCGCAAGGCCTCCTTCGCCGTCCAGGAGGAGGCGGTGCGCGAGACCGGCATGGAGTACGGCGGCATCACCCCGATCGGGCTGCCGGCGGACTGGCCGATCCTGGTCGACTCCGCCGTCGCGGCCGCCCCCGACGTCGTGGTCGGCAGCGGCCTGCGCCGGTCCAAGCTCGCCCTTCCGGGAGCCGCCTTGGCCGAGCTCCCCGGAGCCGAGGTCGTCGAGGAGCTGGCCCGACCGGTGTAGCGGGGCTCCGCCGCGCCGCCGCCGAGCGAGGCTGGCCGGTTCCGGCCGCCCCGATGACCGGCGGCGGGCCCGGCCTTGGGTCTTGACCTCAAGCCCAAGGGGGTCTTGTGGCCTCAGCCGAAGGCCGGAGCCCGCGGTGACCGGGCGATCCTCTCGTGTGGCCGAAGGCCCATTGCGGGGATCGCACCGGCGCCGCGCCATCCACGCCGCCACTTTGGTGGTCAGGCCGAAACCATGGTGTCGGTATGCACCGAAGGTGGCGGGTCCGCTTCGCGCGCGGGTGGGCGATTTCTCCGTCCACGGGCCTGACGGCCACGCGAGAGAATCGCCCCCCGCACGCCACTTCCTCCTTGGGCCGAGGCTAGGACTCAAGCCGATGGATCGGGGAGAACCCCGGTTCTTCCCCGAGTCCGCGGCCGCGTCCTGGTCTTTCGGTCGTGAACAGGGGAAGCTGGGGGTGCCGGCGCATCCGGTGCGCCGTACGCACGATCGTGATGTTCGTCCCTGAACCGAGTCCTCCGTTTTTCCGTCATACTCATGTGGTCACCCGAACCGGCGACGCAGGCGAGGAGCCGCACGGCCCCTCGGCCATCGGGCGGCCTGACCGGTGTGGCGTTCATCGCGGCGTCGCGGCGGTGTCGCCGCAGAGCGATCCGGTGACGGGCCGGACGGGTGAGTCGCTGTGGTCCACGAGGCGCGGCCAGAACAACGGCGGCGGGCCGCACGCCGCCGCGCGGCCCGATCGCGCCCCGGCCGATAGGCTGGAAGACGGTGGTACGCGGGGTTTGAGGGGATGAGTTCACTATGGCAATGACGGCAGGTTTCCCCGAGGACGAGGGGCTGCCGGAACGCATTGGCCCATACACGATCCGCCGGCGTATCGGTCAGGGCGGAATGGGCGTTGTGTACCAAGCCGTAGATCCTCAGGATCGGCTCGTCGCGATCAAGGTGCTGCGCTCGGAGGTGGCCGGCGACGACATCGCCCGCGCCCGGCTGGCCCGTGAGGTCGAGACCATGCGCCGGGTGCACAGCCGCAACGTCGCCGAGGTCATCGACGCCGACACCAACGCGCGGCTGCCCTGGGTGGTCACCGAGTACATTCCCGGTCCGACGCTGGACGCGACGGTCACCGACCACGGCCCGCTGCGCGGCCGCGCGCTGACCCGGCTGGTCTCCGGCCTGGCCCGGGCGATCGCCGACATCCACGTCGCCGACGTGATCCACCGCGACCTCAAACCCGGCAACGTCATCATCTCCAACGGCGAGCCCATCGTCATCGACTTCGGCATCGCCCACGCGGTCGACGGCGCGAAGCTCACCCAGACCGGCACGTTCGTCGGCACGCCCAGCTACTTGTCGCCGGAGGTCATCGAGGGCACCGACCTCGGCCCGGCCACCGACATCCACGCCTGGGGCGCCACCGTGGCGTTCGCGTCGACCGGCAACGCCCCCTACGGCGCCGGCGCGTTCGAGGTCATCTTCTTCCGCATCCTCAACGGCGAGATCAACCTCGACGGCATGCCCGATGCGCTGCAGCCGCTGGTGCGCTCCGCGGTCGCCCGCGACATGCAGGCGCGGCCGACCTCGGCGGAGCTCGTCGCCGAGACCGGCCGGCTCAACCTCGACCTGCCCTGGGCCGAGGACACCGGTCACCAGCCCTCGGGGATCACCGGCAACCACACCGTGCAGGCGCAGATGCCCGACCCCCGGGGGGTCGGGGGCACGATCGCCCACGGCGCTGCGGCGGGCGGGCTCGCGGGCGCCGCGGCCGGGCGCGGTGGCGAGGAGCCCGCGCGGCCCTGGAACGACGCCACCCAGGTGGCCGACACCGACCGCACGATGGCCGCCGAGTCCGGCGGGACCGACCGGACGATGGCCGCGCCGGCCGACGATCCGCAGCGCACCGGGCTGCTGCCCGCCGACGCCCCGGAGTACCCGGAGTACGGCGACCCGTCGGCCGACGACGCGCCGCAGACCCAGTTCTTCAACTCCACGCTGCGCCCCGAGGAGTTCCGCGACATCCTGACCCCGGTCGACTACGACAGGGGCCGGCGCGCCGACCGCACCGCGGCGTTCCCCGCCGACGACTACGAGGAGGAGCCGCGCCGCGGCCTCTTCGGCCGCCGAGGGAAGGCCGGCCGCGAGGACCGGCTCAGCGACTACATCTCCG
This sequence is a window from Spinactinospora alkalitolerans. Protein-coding genes within it:
- the glgP gene encoding alpha-glucan family phosphorylase, whose amino-acid sequence is MKAIRRFTVRTVLPEELAPLGRLAANLRWAWHVPTREIFAAVDPDIWEAVDHDPLRLLGEVAGERLAELAADSGFRSRLNDVAADLDGYLAEPRWYQGLRGDPGDPGGQEPPAAIAYFSAEYGLTAAMPQYSGGLGILAGDHLKSASDLGVPVVGVGLLYRHGYFSQTLSPEGWQLEHYPEIDPRGLPMTQLQDRAGDPVRVVIDLPDRRRLVAHVWVVRVGRVPLLLLDACQEMNDPELRGVTDRLYGGGSEHRLRQELLLGVGGVRAVRAYCELTGHPAPEVFHMNEGHAGFLGLERVREYIAAEDLTFEQALEATRAGTVFTTHTPVPAGIDRFPRDLVERHFSGDSAIAGLPVDRAMALGAETYAGGDPNVFNMAVMGMRLAQRVNGVSRLHGAVSRRMFQGLWPGFDADDVPITSITNGVHARTWIAEEAQELAQRVVADSEEFTRPEGWRKVTGASELELWEMRRTLRERLVEDARKRLRRSWRQRGASEAELGWIDDVLDPDVLTIGFARRVPSYKRLTLMLRDTERLKSLLLHPERPVQIVIAGKAHPADEGGKRLIQDIVRFTDDPAVRHRIVFLPDYDMALARSLVQGSDVWLNNPLRPLEACGTSGMKVALNGGLNLSIRDGWWDEWFDGSNGWAIPTADGVGEPDRRDALEAAALYELFEDQVAPLFYDHDESGLPKRWLEMVKHTLVSLGPKVLANRMVRDYVELLYRPAAASSRLLTRRGDTAGVRELAAWKQRVRRAWPGVRIEHVEVAGVDDPPQVGGELKVRATLVLGDLDSADIRVEIAFGRINDSEELVEPSFAELAVASGEQQEGPLIRYTGSVPLERAGASGYTVRVLPKHPLLTDPAEMGLVVVPEPPGGMGNGMVLR
- a CDS encoding ECF transporter S component, whose amino-acid sequence is MSTESRFKTGPGPGYSVLNWRTVDIVVAAVIGVSIGVVFWLWGVLWTATEPLFVFFPPAQAVIYGMWMLPGVLGGLVIRKAGAALLTSVAAASVSILLGVPWGVSVIVSGVLQGLLPELVFLAFAYRRWNTGVAVLAGVAAGISPAIKDNITTYVTWPIEYQLAYAAIVLVSAGLIAGVGGRLLTTALARTDALAPFPSARG
- a CDS encoding ABC transporter ATP-binding protein; its protein translation is MPTTNGAARAGGGRGARVELAGWGWRHSGRGTHALRGVDLTFEPGERVLLLGASGAGKSTLLHALAGLTGPDSAISGEQEGALLIDGEPAARRRDDTALVSQDPETQLVMARAGDDVAFGLENLGVAREEIWPRVDAALRQVGFPYGRDRSTAALSGGEKQRLVVAGALAMRPRLLLLDEPTANLDPAGAELVRGLIARLPATTEATLVLVEHRVAEVVDLVDRVVVVEPGGGVIADGTPRAVFAEHGRALAAQGVWIPGNEPDPALAPAPGGPVLIEAADCTARTPFEPGMRAAASRVVLDRVRADVAAGTATALTGPNGAGKSTLLMMLAGLSKPHAGAVRPRGSLAEADPRPLVRWPARRLARHVGTVFQHAEDQFVTATVRDELRFAPLRAGMGEAATAAWVDELLERLGLTGLADVHPYTLSGGEKRRLSVATALSSGPAHAPDVLVLDEPTFGQDTRTWTELVELLSALRAQGRAVLMATHDALLLRRFADARLRVSDGGVAPVRAPEATR
- a CDS encoding energy-coupling factor transporter transmembrane component T family protein, with the protein product MSAAASGRPAPTGSGDQLTLTVGEDGGARYWLLRRNPAAKLIAALLLSLGLIPAVDPVTGGIVLGGVLLLVPFSGVNRRMLLVLGVPFLFMGLSTGAVNLLYGEEGPLGALGATARLLAIALPGILAAMSSDPTEMADALVQKLRVPERPAMGVLAALRLIPLLAGQWRTITLARRARGLEAGRNPVAAVGIFFGRLFALLVRSIRTGTLLAMAMDARAFGSGPRTHARESVWRASDTWLIAAAAALLCAAHAVSHRLGTWELLFG
- a CDS encoding enoyl-CoA hydratase/isomerase family protein, with the translated sequence MGEFVRVETDQENPAVAVIRLDRPKMNALNAQVQAEIGAAAAQVGADDAVRAVVVYGGERVFAAGADIKEMADMTYARMAAHSKRLQDSFTAVAGIPKPVIAAITGYALGGGCELALCADFRVVADDAKLGQPEIQLGIIPGAGGTQRLPRLIGPARAKDIIYTGRHVAADEALAIGLADAVVPAGEVYSAAVAMAARYADGPAVALRAAKQAVDAGIEVDLDTGLEVERLQFSALFATEDQKTGMRSFVEQGPGKAKFEGR
- a CDS encoding YbaK/EbsC family protein; amino-acid sequence: MWGLDTRPAADRTDLLAAPVASAVAAWKHATPVDRLLVAEIDPDRADTAAFCAAYGVPLEASANCVVIAAKRGGRTRFAACVLLATTRADVNGVVRKRLEARKASFAVQEEAVRETGMEYGGITPIGLPADWPILVDSAVAAAPDVVVGSGLRRSKLALPGAALAELPGAEVVEELARPV
- a CDS encoding serine/threonine-protein kinase, whose protein sequence is MGVVYQAVDPQDRLVAIKVLRSEVAGDDIARARLAREVETMRRVHSRNVAEVIDADTNARLPWVVTEYIPGPTLDATVTDHGPLRGRALTRLVSGLARAIADIHVADVIHRDLKPGNVIISNGEPIVIDFGIAHAVDGAKLTQTGTFVGTPSYLSPEVIEGTDLGPATDIHAWGATVAFASTGNAPYGAGAFEVIFFRILNGEINLDGMPDALQPLVRSAVARDMQARPTSAELVAETGRLNLDLPWAEDTGHQPSGITGNHTVQAQMPDPRGVGGTIAHGAAAGGLAGAAAGRGGEEPARPWNDATQVADTDRTMAAESGGTDRTMAAPADDPQRTGLLPADAPEYPEYGDPSADDAPQTQFFNSTLRPEEFRDILTPVDYDRGRRADRTAAFPADDYEEEPRRGLFGRRGKAGREDRLSDYISDDDGDEQDYYGDEPKRLPSLILIPLLLAVVGLSLMVPTIGLFLGVLTVTVLGALDTVKIEHARRLQTRGPKSSDSMVVALSMPWALVRTLGTTLLYGLGYLLAGIIVGLIISFTPIGHSGANNVGAYAIGVVVLLSFLYGPHATGARRQATWLTQNIGIRNPYVYWGTIVAICLLALFLIVNSFTVGNAWDPIAPPAQWFG